GACAAAGGGAAACAAGTGCCCGGCTAGAGGCGGTTGGGATGGACTTAAAAGAGGGACTAGACGGGGCCAGGCGAGGGTAGGGCGCTGCTGGCAAAAAAAAGAGGCAAGCCCGAGCACCATCTGTGAGAGGCTCAATTTGGAATTGTCCAAGATCTACCTGGGCTGGAGGTGACCTGAGCTTCCGAGCAAGAGAGGCTGTTCAAGGGCCGGAGGAGCCGGGGTTGTGGGACGCCAGAGGCTCCTACTGACTGGGGTCCGGGCAAAGTCCGCCGCGCGAAGGGGGCTGCTGGGCCGGAGAGACAGGTCTCTGTGCGACGGCGTCGCCACTCCACCTCCAACACCGGCTGGCACTGCGGCCCCACGGCCGGGTGACTCGGACCCGGCCCGGGGAAGGGAaaagagcaggagcaggagcaggagctcGGGTTGCCCCGGAGCCGCGGCCCCATGCCCCTGAGCCCGCCGGCGGCCTTTGGTGCTGATGGACAGCTCCGGCCTCTGCTCCTGACGTCACTCAGGGTGCACCATCCAGGCAGGGGCGGGTTGCATCTGACGTCACCCGGGATGCACCAACCACGCCGAGGGAGGCAGGGGGACTCCGCCCCCGGCGTCTGCCTCTCCGCCGCTGAGGAGGGGGCACTTCCGGGGGTCCTTCCCCTTTaacctcctccccctccatccctctccgGTCGCTGACGGCGGAGACCCCACCTCGGGGGCGGGGCCCTCGCTTGACACGTCGGACAGCAGCCGCCTGGGAGGCCCGGGACGCGGAGCGCAGCTGGAGGGGCAGCGGAGCAGCGCGGGGGTTCCGGCTTTCGCTGCTGGCTCTGCTCGGCGGGGAGGGAGCGGGCCCGCCTGCTGGGCCCGGGCCCTCCGGATCCGCCCCCTCCCCGGTCCCGCCCCCTCGGAGCCTCCTCGGGCTGCGCGGGGGCCGGGGCCCCGCTGTCGGGACGCCATGCGGGCGTCGCTGCTGCTGTCCGTGTTGCGGCCCGCGGGGCCTGTGGCCGTGGGCATCTCCCTGGGCTTCACCCTGAGCCTGCTCAGCGTCACCTGGGTGGAGGAGCCTTGCGGCCCCGGGCCGCCCCAACCCGGAGACTCTGAGCTGCCGCCGCGCGGCAACACCAACGCGGCGCGCCGGCCCAACTCGGTGCAGCCCGGAGCGGAGCGCGAGAGACCCGGGGCTGGCGCCGGCGCCGGTGAGAGCTGGGAGCCTCGTGTCTTGCCCTACCACCCGGCACAGCCCGGCCAGGCCGCCAAGAAAGCCGTCAGGTACTGATCCGCTccatccgccccccccccctcggGTACCAACCCGGACGCGCGTGCTGGGGAGGCCGCCGGAGGCCGGGTCAGGCTCCGGAAGGAAGGGGCTGGCCGGCCAGGAAGTCCTTGGGCCTCGATTACTTCCTATGACCCTGCTTTCCAGGGAGGCAGGGGGCCAGTTTGAAGCTTTCTCTGGATCACGCCCGGATCTGAGCAGAGCTAAACAGGCTGCGCCCATAGTTCCTCCCAAAGACCCTCTCGGCCCCTAGCTGGTCTGTTTAGGATTAGAGAAATTAGTGTTAAGGAGGATAAGTGTatcaagaggaggaaagaaaaaggggggaactgGAATTTACCTGTATTTCATTCCTCGATGGGTTTCAAGGGCCACCTTGGGATgagatgggagagggaggaaggtacTCATCACATTGATGTCTCTGCCCACGAATTGAAGTAATTCCTTCTAAGTAACAGTGACTTCCAGTTTTACAACTTACCTTCTACCTTTAGGAAGGTGAGTTACTGTCATAGTTTGTCCCTTCTGGAAAGACATTCTCTACAACACTATGGCATATATTCCTACACATCATTAGTAGTAGAACATTCTTGCGGGAGGGGGGGGTGACAGCATCTTCGTATAGCAGGAAGTATATGCAAGGTGTGCCAAGCACTTTACTGTTTACATACAACcagtcccatttcacagatggctCAAATTAAGTATTACGCTCAGGGATACAACTACTATCCTGTGAAACCTGGAATTAGATCTAATATCCCTCTCTCTTGACCTGCATGGAAATTGCTACGTCCTAAACGCTAAGACCTGTATTTCACTTAAATTCTCATGCCTCGTGGGAGAGATGTTATTCTTACCCTGTTCATGGGTGCAGAACAGgcccagagaagaaagaacaagcaGAGCCTGTGTGCTATCCTGTTTGTAACTGTCTTTTCCCAGAACTCGGTATATCAGCACGGAGCTGGGCATCAGGCAGAGGCTGCTGGTGGCAGTGCTGACCTCACAGGCCACGTTGCCTACACTGGGCGTGGCTGTGAACCGAACTCTGGGACACCGATTGGAGCGTGTATTGTTCCTGACGGGTGCTCGGGGTCGCCGGACCCCATCAGGCATGGCCGTGGTGACACTGGGCGAAGAGCGGCCCATCGGACACCTGCACCTGGCGCTGCGCCACCTGCTGGAGCAGCACGGCGATGACTTTGACTGGTTTTTCCTAGTGCCCGATGCCACTTACACTGAGGCGCACGGACTGGACCGTCTAGCTGGCCACCTCAGCCTTGCCTCGGCAACCCACCTCTATCTTGGTCGGCCACAGGACTTCATCGGTGGAGAGACCACCCCCGGCCGCTACTGCCACGGGGGCTTTGGAGTGTTACTGTCGCGCACGCTGCTGCAGCAGCTGCGCCCCCACCTGGAAAGCTGCCGCAACGACATCGTCAGTGCTCGCCCAGATGAGTGGTTGGGGCGGTGCATCCTTGATGCCACGGGCGTGGGCTGTACTGGTGACCATGAGGTAGGAAGATGAGCCTCCCCCTTAGTGTCTCCTCTCAGAGCTTGCATAGTTCCCAGGAGAGATACGGAGTGGTAGAGAGAGAGGCCTGGGTTTCCATGTTAAatctatcatttttaaaaatcccagtgGTCCTAGGTAAATTACCAGATCTGAGCTTCAGTAACCCCGTGCATGCTGATGGGAACAGTTATTAGGCAGGGCTGTGTAGGGATTAGGGAAAAGTAAGAGATCCCTGCATACTGTGTGTATTCAGTGTCAGTTATTTTACTGAGTCCTGTGGACACCTCTGAGGCAGCTTTCACAGATGAGCTCAAAGAGATTTGACCAGGGTTGTACAACATCAGCTGATCACGTTGACTTAAAATCTGCAGAACTCTGACTCCCAAGTCCATAGCATTAGGAGAGGAGACACTAGctaggagatggggggggggggggagactgttCTGTCATTGTTCCCATTACGGATGCCTCCCTTCCTCTCCGCAGGGAGTACACTACAGTTATCTGGAGCTGAGCCCTGGGGAACCTGTGCAGGAGGGGGACTCCCGTTTCCGCAGCGCCTTGACGGCCCACCCTGTGCGTGATCCTGTGCACATGTACCAGCTACACAAGGCGTTTGCCCGGGCTGAGCTGGACCGCACGTACCAGGAGATTCAACAATTGCAGGTACAGTCTACTCTTGAGGGTTAGGGGAATGAATGGGGTGAAGGGGAACAGGTTCTGAGAGATCATGGGGAGGAATAAAAAGTCAGCGCTAAAATCCCAGGTCTGTCTTTGACCTCTGTGGAACCTCCAGGAAATTCCCCCTTTTAATTTTCAAGCCGCCTCAACCTGTGGAGAGACTGTGTGGGGCCCTTGGGTGAGCAGAGGTTTGTAGTAGGCTGCGGGTCCTCTCTGAGTGTCACTGACCACGTAGCCTCTAGATGTCTACTGACCCTGTGGTTCCCTGCTTTGCTCATGGCCTATTTTCTGGCCCAGTGGGAGATCCAGAATACGAGCAGACTGGCTGCTGATGGGGACCGGGCTTCTACCTGGCCAGTAGGCATCCCGGCACCGTCTCGCCCCGCCTCACGCTTTGAGGTTCTGCGCTGGGACTACTTCACGGAACAGTACGCTTTCTCCTGTGCCGATGGCTCGCCCCGTTGCCCACTGCGTGGGGCCGACCAGGCTGACGTGGCTGATGTTCTGGGGACAGCCTTAGAGGAACTCAATCGTCGTTACCAACCAGCACTGCGGCTCCAGAAGCAGCAGCTGGTGAATGGCTACCGGCGTTTCGATCCAGCCCGAGGCATGGAGTACACGCTGGACTTGCGGCTGGAAGCACTGACGCCCCAGGGTGGCCGCTGGCCCCTCACCCGAAGGGTCCAGCTCCTCCGGCCCTTGAGCCGGGTGGAGATCTTGCCGGTGCCCTATGTCACGGAGGCTTCTCGGCTCACTGTGCTCCTCCCGCTCGCCGCGGCCGAGCGCGAcctggcctctggcttcctggAAGCCTTCGCCACGGCAGCGCTGGAGCCCGGTGATGCAGCGTCCTTGACCCTGCTGCTGCTGTATGAGCCACGCCAGGCCCAGCGAGCGGCCCACGCAGACGTCTTCGCACCTGTCAAGGCCCACGTGGCAGAGCTCGAGCGGCGTTTCCCTGGTGCCCGAGTGCCCTGGCTCAGTGTGCAGACGGCTGCACCTTCTCCGCTGCGTCTCATGGATCTCCTCTCCAAGAAGCACCCACTAGACACTCTGTTCCTGCTGGCCGGGCCAGACACAGTGCTCACACCCGACTTCCTGAACCGCTGCCGGATGCACGCCATCTCGGGCTGGCAGGCCTTCTTCCCCATGCACTTCCAGGCCTTTCACCCCGCCGTGGCCCCACCTCAGGGGCCTGGGCCGCCGGAACTGGGCCGCGACACGGGCCACTTTGATCGCCAGGCCGCCAGCGAGGCGTGCTTCTACAACTCCGACTACGTGGCGGCCCGGGGACGGCTGGTGGCGGCCtcggagcaggaggaggagctgctGGAGAGCCTGGACGTGTACGAGCTGTTTCTGCGCTTCTCCAGCTTGCACGTGCTGCGGGCGGTGGAGCCGGCCCTGCTGCAACGCTACCGGGCCCAGCCGTGCAGCGCGCGCCTCAGTGAGGACCTGTACCACCGCTGTCGCCAGAGCGTGCTCGAGGGTCTCGGCTCCCGCACCCAGCTTGCCATGCTCCTCTTTGAGCAGGAACAGGGCAATAGCACCTAGCCCCCTTCCTTACCCCGGTTCCCTGCTCTTCCCGGATAACCTGGAGCCACGCACCAGCCTCGCTGGACAGGGCTGGCTGTAGCCTCAGACCCTAGGGCAGCCCACTGGTCCCTTGTCTTTTGCTTCGTGGGCCCACGGGGCTCAGGACAAGCCCCGAGAGAGGTGCCCTAGAGCCATCCTCTCTTGTCCAGtctccctgcccccccacccccaccccaccaccccttgACGCTGCTGACTCAGGCTGTGGTCTCTCTATGTATTTATGCCTGACGCCAGCCATGGTTCCTGGGATCTTGTCCGGGGAGCTGGGCTGTAGATGAGTTGTTGGAgaaggagggaacagagagaggaggggtctgGTATCTACCACCACCTCCCTTCTGGATCCATGATGAAGCCCTGGCTGTAATAAACTGACTACATGTGGACTAATGAGTATAGATGGACTGGTGATTCAGAGTTTGGGCAAGATAGACGTGGGAGCGGTGAGAACTGACTCTAAGGATGGAGGGGCCCTGTTCCTGTGAGggctttcatttcctttcacaGGGACCAAGTCCTACAGCTGCCCGGCCCCTGGCAAGCGTATGCcagcacacgcgcgcgcgtgcgcgctctcacacacacacacagacacagaattcTTTGTGACTCTTTATTCCCAATTTCGCCTGCACTTTATAAAACCAGTCTTTAGGAAGCAAGGACTGAGAAGGCCGCTTCCCCTCCCCCTAAGCTCAGCCAAGGCCTGGAAGGTcttccgcccgcccgccccccaTGGAGGGAACTTGGGGTGGGGCTGGTACAGGGGGAACTGGGAGCTGGGCCAGGCCTGCTGGGCCACCCACTCCCCCTGCCAAGAGGGGAGCTGGGCCTGGAGAGGGGGAAGTAGAACTAGCCCAGCATGCCTGGGTCCCGAGGAGTTGCCATCTACCTCTAGGGCTGGGACCCTGACTATCCTGTGTCACCCTCCCCTGCAGCCCCACCCTTCTATGTCtgtgtcccacccccacccagtccctgaatatatacaaatgtacaGCGGGGCCCTGCCAGGGTTCCATCTCCCCCGtctttctcttcccccctcccctcccctccgcaGGGGCCTCTAGTCTGGTCTCCAGCCCTTCCTGGACACCCGCCTGGGAGCAGGGAGTGTGGACAAGAAGGACCCTTGTGCAAGGCAGCCGAGCCTGGGTCGGGGAGAGCAGGACCCCAGTCCTGGCCTCTCAGTGAGCACCACCCCTTCCCTTAGCCCTGGGCTACCCCAGGTCTTCTGTCCCAGGACCAGGAGATATGTGGGGGGGGCCTGGGTGGGTAGAAGCCCAGACTCATGGGTACTTCCCCACACAGCACCATCCTAGCAAGCAAAGTCTTCAAAGAGGCTTCCTGGGGGCCCGTGAGGGTGGTGATGGTTGGGAAGCAGGCTGCTAGCCCCTCCACCCTCAGCACGTCCCCGGCTCGGACAGGGactctgtaaaatgaaaaaggggaTGGGACAG
The window above is part of the Peromyscus maniculatus bairdii isolate BWxNUB_F1_BW_parent chromosome 13, HU_Pman_BW_mat_3.1, whole genome shotgun sequence genome. Proteins encoded here:
- the Chpf gene encoding chondroitin sulfate synthase 2, translated to MRASLLLSVLRPAGPVAVGISLGFTLSLLSVTWVEEPCGPGPPQPGDSELPPRGNTNAARRPNSVQPGAERERPGAGAGAGESWEPRVLPYHPAQPGQAAKKAVRTRYISTELGIRQRLLVAVLTSQATLPTLGVAVNRTLGHRLERVLFLTGARGRRTPSGMAVVTLGEERPIGHLHLALRHLLEQHGDDFDWFFLVPDATYTEAHGLDRLAGHLSLASATHLYLGRPQDFIGGETTPGRYCHGGFGVLLSRTLLQQLRPHLESCRNDIVSARPDEWLGRCILDATGVGCTGDHEGVHYSYLELSPGEPVQEGDSRFRSALTAHPVRDPVHMYQLHKAFARAELDRTYQEIQQLQWEIQNTSRLAADGDRASTWPVGIPAPSRPASRFEVLRWDYFTEQYAFSCADGSPRCPLRGADQADVADVLGTALEELNRRYQPALRLQKQQLVNGYRRFDPARGMEYTLDLRLEALTPQGGRWPLTRRVQLLRPLSRVEILPVPYVTEASRLTVLLPLAAAERDLASGFLEAFATAALEPGDAASLTLLLLYEPRQAQRAAHADVFAPVKAHVAELERRFPGARVPWLSVQTAAPSPLRLMDLLSKKHPLDTLFLLAGPDTVLTPDFLNRCRMHAISGWQAFFPMHFQAFHPAVAPPQGPGPPELGRDTGHFDRQAASEACFYNSDYVAARGRLVAASEQEEELLESLDVYELFLRFSSLHVLRAVEPALLQRYRAQPCSARLSEDLYHRCRQSVLEGLGSRTQLAMLLFEQEQGNST